In the genome of Planococcus donghaensis, the window AGCACCTTACTGGGATGATGAAATTGCTAAATTTCAATTGGATTTGCTGTTTAGCAGTGATGCCTTGTTGCTTGGACGCGTAACTTACGAAGGATTTGCCGCAGCTTGGCCTTCTGCTGAAGATGAAGAAGGCTTTGCTGAACGCATCAATAAATTACCAAAGTATGTTGTTTCGACAAGCTTAAAGCGTACAGAATGGAACGCACGTCTAATCACGAGCAACGTAGCCCAAGAAGTGGCTAAACTAAAAAAAACCGGTCAACGATTATTGGTCTATGGAAGTGCTGAACTTATCGAAACCTTGCTAAGACATGATTTGATTGATGAACTTCATTTAATGACATTCCCACTCGTATTAGGAGAAGGAAAACGGCTATTCAAGGAAAATGCCGATCAGAAAATGTTCAACCTACAAAATATTCGTTCAACCGATTCAGGTGTTTTGATTGCTAGTTATGCACCGGATAAATAAGTCGATATTAAAAAGGCTCCTATATAAGGAGCCTTCAGACTATAGACAAAGTCTATTGAAAATGTATAGTTGTTTATAACCACAACCGTTCCAGCCACTGCGCTTTCCATGGGCTCAGCTTCAGCCTCCTCGTCACTTGCGTTCCTGCGGGGTCTTCAGCTTTCGCTGTCCCATAGGAGTCTTCGTGGCCAGAACGGTTGTTAGCATATAGCTCTAATTAGAGAGAGTAACCAGCGAATTTATTTTCAAGAGGATTAATGATTAATCACACAAGGATCCGAAGCGCAATGCGGCGACTCCTGCGGAAAAACGGAGTGATGAGACCCCGCAGGAGCTTGCGACGAGGAGGCTCAGCGCTTCCATAGCTGTCAACTTAAGAAAAAGGACTAACTTCTCTCAAAAGATGGTATGGAAGACTATCCATCAACGAGAGGAGTTTTTTTTATGACAGCTCCAGCTACACTTAACTACCTCGATCCGCTATTTGCATTCCTGGCACCAGAGAAGGTCGACGCCCTAGCCAAAGAAACGGGATTTATTCAACGAAAAAGAAAACTAACTGCCAGCGATTTTCTGTCGTTGCTTTTTCAGGCCCATGGAAATTTCATCGATCCTAGCTTGCAAGAACTCAGTACCAAGCTTCTGGCTGATCAGGAAATCGACATCAGTCGTACCGCAGTCGATAAGAAATTCACTAAGCAAGCTGTCCATTTTCTTCACCGGTTGGTCGAAGAGTTATTCCAGATTCAACAATCTCTTGAACTAGTGAAACACCCAGTGGCAGTGGATTGGCCCTTTACTAGCTTGCGCATTTTAGATGCCACGCACCTCGAGGTGCCTAATTCGTTGAAAGCGCGCGCGAAAAAAACACGCCAAAGCTCGGTGAAAATCCAACATGAATTTGATGTGTTAACGGGACGGCTGACCTTTTTGCGTGTCGATTTTGGCAACGTCAACGACACCATTATGGGTGGGAAACGGGTGCCGTTTCTGGACGAGCAAGAATTGTGCTTGCAAGACCTCGGCTATTTTCATTTCCACTCATTCGAGCAGATTGATGAAAACCACAACTACTTTCTCACCAAGTTTCGGAATGACGCTTATTTAGCCTATCAAAACCCGTTCCCTGCCTATCATCCGGATGGATCTGTGGTGAAAAGTAGCGAGTATCAGCGCATTGAACTCGAGCGCCTTTGTGAGAACATGGCACCGGGAGAAATCTTGGAACTGGAACAAGTTTACTTTGGTCGAGATGCGCATTTTTCAGCACGATGTGTGCTATTTGCCCGAAGCGAAGAACAACGCCAACAACGACTGCAAAAAATTCAGCGCCGGGCATCCAAAAGTGGGAAGAAACCCAAGCAGCTGGTTCGTGATTTAGCTGGAATAACCGGCTATATGACCAACTTACCCGAACCTGTTTCAGGTTCGCACCTTGTTGAATTGTATCGCATGCGTTGGCAAATTGAATTGAATTTTAAGGCGTTGAAATCCTATTTGGAAATCGATCATTTCCGATTGGTCAAACAAGAGCGTTGGCTCTGCCATATCTATGCCACATTACTGGTCTTCCTGTTAAGCCAATTGATTGCGTATCAAATTCGGAATGCGATTTGGGGAGTCGAGGAGAAAGAAATTAGCGAAACCATCGCGATTCGAAGTATCGCCTGTGAGTTTTTGGCGCAAATGTATGAAGCCGTCAAACAAAAAAAGAAGACGCTTCTGGCTTTTGTTCCCTTGATTTCCCACTTATTCAGCAGGACTGCACGGAAGCCGAATTCCGCTAAAGGAACAGCCTTGAAACGCCTTCAATTCATCTAGAATCATCCAACCACAGCCTCCCCAAAAAGGGGGGCTAGTTGGCGTTCTTAGTTATCTCCATTTCCGATATTTCCCGAATTCAAACCCCGATGTCGTACAAATTTAATGGAAATACTCAACGTCATTTCTTAAGTTGACAGCTATGGGCTCAGCGCTTCGTCCGCGGAAAGCGTCCGCATGGAGCGAAGGATCCAGTATATAGGATAAGATGAATATTCATTCGTTAACTAACATAATAATTCTTTCGTCTACAAGCTGAGGTTCCTATATAAGGAGCCTTTTTTTGCAGAAATTATGTTCTGTTGAGTTTCTTTTTAGCATAAATATAAGTAACTGCTAAAGCAGCGACTAATACACTTCCTTTAATAATATCGAAGGCATAATAGGGAAGATTCTGTATCGTCAGTCCGTTTAACAAAATCCCAATAATTGCTGCGCCAAAAAATGTACCTAAAGCATTTGGCTTACCTACTCCTAAAACTGAATATCCCACGAAGACAGCCGCAACCGCCTCCATCATTAAGGGAGCTCCTGCATCAATTTGTCCCGAACCGACGCGTGCCGTAAAGAGGATACCGGCCATTGATGCAAAGACACCAGATACCACATAAGCTGTAAATTTCACTTTTTTAACGTTAACTCCTGACAATGTGGCAGCTTCAGCATTTCCTCCCGTCATATAAAGAACTCTTCCCCAGCGCGTGTGTTTCAGTACGATGTAAGAAGCTATAACCATTACTAGCATGATCCAAACAGGAACCGGCAGACCCATTAATTGTCCTTGTCCTATCCAAAGAAAGGCGTCCGATAATTGACCAGGTGCGGTGCCACCTGAAGTTAGAGGCATATTATTATAGATTGAATAGCCTTCCGTATAAGTTCGGTGCAAACCAGCTACGATATACATCACGCTTAAAGTTGCGAGCAAGTCTGGAATGCCAATGATCACAATGAGAAAACTGTTGAAGGCACCAACTAAAACTCCAATTAGTAATGGCAGAATAAGAACAAGCCATAACGGCATGTCGTACCACACCATTAATGATGCAGAAACGACGGTCGAAAATGACATTGTCGAACCCACTGACAGATCAAAGCCACCTACTACAAGCGTAAACGTCACGCCTAAAGCTAATAACGTCACAATGGAAATCGAGCGTAAAATGTCTGTGAAATTAGCATATGTGAAAAAAGCATCACTGATTGTACTAAAATAAAAAATGATAAACACCAGCAAAGCAATTGCGCCATATTTAAACAGAAACTGTGTCGCATTGTCTTTCACTGAGCTCTTGTTTTTCTCAAAATTGTTCTTTTCCACCACTTGCATACAACAAAATCCTTTCTTGGGTCGCTTCTTGCCGTGACAATTCCTTCACGATTTGACCGTTGTGCATGATGAGAATGCGATCGGAAATTCCGAGAACTTCATGAATTTCACTAGAAAAATACAAACACCCTTTGCCTTTTTCCGTCAATTGACGAATCAATTTAAAAATGTCCACTTTTGCTCCAATATCCACACCTTTAGTCGGTTCATCAAACAGGTACAAAGCAGAATCGAGCGAAATCCATTTTCCGATTGCTATTTTCTGTTGGTTTCCTCCACTTAAGTGGAGAAGCGCAGTTTCAGTACTACTAGTTTTAACGCGCAAACGTTCAATTATCTCACTGGCATACCTTTTTTCGGCTTTTCGATTTATGAACAAACCTTTAGAGAATTTTTTCAAGTTGGGAAATGTCGCATTAACCTCTAATGATTCCTGAACAAATAACCCTTCTTTTCTCCGCTCTTCGGGAATCAATGCCATTCCTGCTTTGATGGCGTCAGCCGGATGCTTAATTTTGGTCACCTTGCCTTCAAGCTTTATCGTTCCTGATGTGAGAGGAGTTGCTCCAAATATAGCTTTCGCAAGTTCCGTTTTTCCGGCACCGACGAGACCGACGACACCAACCACTTCGCCTGATGAAACCGTCAGCGACAAGTTTTTAAGTTTATGTCCATCCGACAAATTTTCTACTTGCAAATAATGCGCTCCTTGAAAGTGTGTGTTTGGTTCTAATTCATGGCTCAGTGCCTCCCCGAGCATTGCTTCTATCACCTGACTTTGATCCGCATCGCTCGTATTATAAGTTTCAACCCAGGTCCCTTCACGCATTACCGTAATCCGGTCACTAATTGCAAACACTTCTGGCAACCGATGCGAAATAAAGATACATCCAACGCCTTTTCGTTTTAGTTTCGAAATAACGGCATACAATTTTTCCGATTCATGAATGGATAGAGGAGCTGTAGGTTCATCAAAGATGATGATTTTTGCTGAGTGGACCAATGCTCTTGCAATTAACACCAACTGTTTTTCTGCTAATGTTAGATGCACTGCTTTTTGCTGAACATTCAAATGGTCTACTTGCAATTCATGCAAAATCATTCGAGCTTTGTCGTTGAGTTTGTGTTTTGAGATAAATAACTTACCCTTATTCGCAAATGTATCAAGTAAGATATTTTCTGCCACTGTTAGATCTGCCACAATTGCAGTATCCACTTCCTGATAAACACAATAAATCCCATTCTCTTTAGCTGACTTTGGCGTGGTCAGTTGGATAAGAGAGCCATCCAAATAGATAGTTCCGTTATCTTGTTGATAGACCCCGGACAGGATTTTAATTAACGTGCTTTTCCCCGCACCATTGACGCCTAGAATGGCATGAACTTCACCTTTTTTTAAATGGAACTTGGCATTTTGCAACGCTGTCACTGTACCGAATTTTTTTCCAATAGCCGACATCGAAAGTAAAGGTTCCGCCATAACAATGCTCCTTCCTGGTAAAAAAGCTGTCCTACTTTTCAGGACAGCTCAATTTGATAAAAGTTATTGCCCTTCCAATTCACGCAAGTCATCTGTATAACCTTGCTCACTTGACCCCCAACCTTCTATATAGTCGCTCAGTTTATCGGTTGTCACCGCTTCTTCCGGTAAATTCTGTGCCTCAATAAATATAGGTTCTAGAATTACTTTTTCTTCCGGTTGTTCTCCATTTAGCAATTGGTATAAATAGCGCACTTGAATGCACCCAATATCTGTTGGGTCAACCGCTGCAGAAGCTAGCCAAGGGCTGTTTTCTTTTTGCATTAACTGAAGATCCTCATCACTCATATCGATTCCATAAACTTTAATATCTGTCCGACCAGCCTGTTCGATAGCACGAACAGCGCCTTTAGCAAATTCGTCCCATGAAGCCCATACTGCTGTAATTTCTCCTTCATTTGGATATTGCTTCAATATAGCTTCCATTTGTGACTGTGTATCCAATGCCGTATTGCTAGTTGCAGATCCAAACGCTGTGACTTCTTGGATATTTGGGTTATCTGCCAAGAATTTTTCATATGCTATTTGACGTCTTTCCATCGGTGCAAAACCAGCAGTCCAAATTTTGACGATATTGGCTTTGCCCTCATTGTCTTGTGCTAATTTTTCCAAAGTCATCTGTGCCATTTGTTGATCGCCTTGTTCCAAAGAAACGACGCCGTCCATATCAATTCCTGCATCAAATGCCACAACTGAAATCCCTTTTTCTAGCGCTTTTTCCACCCCTTGGTTTAACGCTTCTTTTGTGCCGTGATCAATTAAAATACCATCGACGCCTTGGTTAATCGCAGCATCTAAGTTAGAAGCCATTTTCGCCAAATCTCCTTCAGAAGTGAAAACCGTCACTTTGCCTCCGAAATTTTCAATTTGCTCTTCAACACCTGCTATGTATTGTGCAGAAAAAGTACCGAGGTTGATCTGCATGATTAAAGCAATTTCTTTACCTGCAAGCGGATGAGCTGAGGTTTTTGCTTCTGTTTCTGAAGAAGTTTTTTCTTCTGTAACCTCTCCTTTAGGTTGACAAGCACCCAATACAATACCGATTAATAATAAAGTGACAAGTAGCCAGAACGATTGTTTTTTCATATTTTTTCTCCTTTTCTTATAGATGCGGCAAGCAACCTAGAGATATTTTTTTGGTAGTCGGCGGTAATAATGCCTTTTTCGGTAATAATTGCGGTAATCAGCTGCGACGGTGTCACATCAAATGCGGGATTAAATACTTTTGTGCCAAGTGGCGCAATCGGCCGTCCATTCATATGAGTAATTTCCTCCGGGTTGCGCTCTTCAATCGGAATTGCCGTCCCGTCTTCAATCTCCAAATCGAATGTCGAAACTGGCGCCGCAACATAAAAAGGAATATTAAAAGCTTTGGCCAATAAAGCCAAATTAAAAGTACCAATTTTGTTTGCAGTGTCCCCATTAGCGGCAATGCGGTCTGCACCGACAATAATAGCTTCGATGCCTTTTGCTTTAATCGTATGTGCCGCCATGCTGTCAGTGATTAAGGTCACATCAACGTTTGATTGTTGCAGTTCCCATACCGTTAAACGCGCACCTTGATAAACTGGACGAGTTTCGCAAGCATAGACATCAAAATGACGGCCGCGTTCACTGCCCAGATGAAACGGTGCTAGGGCTGTGCCATATTTTGCAGTCGCGATGGAACCAGCATTACAAATCGTCATGACTTTTGTGCGCCCTTCTAACAACGTCAACGCATGCTCACCGATACGCCGACAAGAAGCTTCGTCTTCTTCGTGAATCTTAATGGCCTCTGCTAACAATAGTTGCTTTGCCTGCTCGACATTAGTTGCTTCACTAACTTTATCCTGGAGACGATTCAGCGCCCAAGCTAGGTTAACGGCTGTTGGTCTTGAAGCGTTTAAGTAAGATACATCTTTTTTTATGTATTGCTGAAAAGCTCCCAGTGAAACCGTTTCATGCCGCTGAGCTCCAAGAGCCAATCCATAGGCGGCTGTGATGCCAATGGCTGGAGCACCTCGAACTTTTAATGAAAAGATGGCTTCGTAAACATCTTCTATAGTTTCAAGTGTTACGTATTCGATAAGGTGTGGTAGTTTTTGTTGGTCTAGAATAGTCAGTTGCTGACCATTCCATTTGATAGATAAAGGAATGCTCATTTGTACACCTCCTGTAAAATCTTTAGAAAATCAGTGATTGAGTCAATTTGTTGACGCTGCAGGATCAATGCTCGCCCTGTATATAGCGCTTGTTCTTTACTGTTAATTCTTTTTTCTGTCTCTGCTATACTGTCCAAATCTTTAACGTGAGCTAAACCAATTGTTCGGCGAATCAATTCACAGCCCGCAAAACCTGCCGCATCTGTTAACACTTTATCCAGAACAAATTCTAAATAACCTTGAGTGTCTCTAAACGATTCAACGCTCTCCCTTTTCCATAGTTCACTAAACGAAAAAGCAAAAACGTCCCACGTTTTCTCAATGTGTGAGGCAATCACCTGACGCTCAATCCCTTCTCGCGTAATCCATTGGAAAATCAAATTACCTAGGAATAAGCCAACATCGAATCCAATTGGACCATAAAAACCAAACTCTGGATCGATAACTTTGGTTTCAGTTGTACTAGCAAAAATACTGCCTGTGTGAAGATCCCCGTGCAACAAGGCTTCTGATTCAGTTAAAAAGCTCTTTTTCAATTTAGCTACTTCTAGTTGTAATTTTTGGTCTTTCCAAATTGCTTCTGCAGTTGATTGAAGCTGTGGTTCGTAATTATTGGTTTCAAGGTCAAAAAATGGATCCGTGAAAATAAGATCTTCTGTGATCTTACAAAGCTCTGGATTAGTGAACTCGGCAACAAGACGTTTTTTTTCAAAAGGATGAAGACCATAATCTGATGTATGGAACAAAGTCTGCGCCAAGTATTCTCCAATATCCTGCGACAGTCTAGGGAAATTTTGTCCGTTAATCAACCCTTCTCTTGCAATGACAAGATGAGACAAATCTTCCATCACTGTAATCGCTAATGTTTCATCCGCCGCATAAACGACCGGCACCAAAGATGGCACAAACTCACCGTGCTTTCTAAGAACATTGGCTTCAATCGTTGCACGCTTTAAAGTGAGCGGCCAACTTTCCCCAATGATTTTGGCATATGGCAGTGCTTGCTTAATAATTACACGGTTGCCTGTTTTCGAATCTTCGATTTGAAAAACATAATTCAAATTGCCGTCACCAATTTCTCGGCAGCTCAACTCGGCTGTAGGCTCAAAAGTATAGACAGCTTTTGCTAAAGCAATTGCCGTCACTTCAGTTAATCCTTTATAAGTGGTTGGAATAGTAAGCGTCATTTTTTTCTCTCCCTTTTCTACGCAATATAAAAAGCCTCTTTCTAAAAGAAAGAGGCCAGAATAAGAGAGATTCTACGCCTCTTATCTTTCAGAAATTACATTTCTGATGGAATTAGCACCGTGCCTTACAGGAATTTCATCCTGGCGCAAAAGCGCCCCGTCTCACAACGGTATTACGGTCGGTTGCTGGGCGTCATCGGGCCAAAATCCCTCTGCCAGCTCTTGATAAGAGTACTACTTTTCATGCTATTAAGTTCTGAAAAGAATCCTATCATGTTTCAGAATTAACTGTCAATCCTATTTTTTCAATAAAAAAAATTTTACAACAATAGAGTTGACAGACTCTTATGCACGTGAAATAATCAAAATTACTTCTAGACGTAGGTTCAAACAAACTGAGCGCGTTTACGAACTAGCAAAACTTAAAGTTACTTAAATTACTCTTCAAAAATAACCTATCCAATTTCATATTCTTTCTTATTTAGAGCAGGTGGAGGGACAAGCCCTATGATACCCGGCAACCGGTCCAGTAATGGACACGGTGCTAATTCTTGCAGTCAGAAACAATGACTGAGAAATAAGAAGTTGTTAAAGCCCTTAACCTCTTCTTATTTGAAGAGGTTTTTTATTTTTTAACATTACATAGGAGCGTGAATTCAATGAGCACTTTAACTGCTACTTACCAATTATATGGAAAATCAGGTTCCTTTGAGCAAAAAGCTGAAGGCATTGCGTTAGGACTGACAATTGGATCTTGGACCAACCTGCCCCTTCTTGAACAAGAGCAATTAAAACATCATAAAGGAAATGTTGTTTCCATAAAAGAATATGAAGAAAATCCTCATCCCTTAAAACCAGGTTTGATAAAAGCTGAAGTTGCAATTGCTTATCCATCAGCAAATTTCTCAGCGGACCTTCCGGCCATCTTAACAACCGTTTTCGGAAAATTATCTTTGGATGGTGAAGTAAAGCTATTGGATCTGGAATTCAGCGATGACTTGTTAAAGCATTTTCCAGGACCTCGCTTTGGTATTGAAGAAATCCGCCATACACTTGGGGTCACTGACCGACCGCTTCTCATGAGCATATTCAAAGGCGTCATCGGGCGTGACTTAGAGTACTTGTCTACTCAATTGCGCCATCAAGCATTAGGCGGCGTAGATCTCGTTAAAGATGATGAAATTCTATTTGATAACCCTCTGACACCATTTGAAAAGAGAATTACTACAGGCAAAGAAGTGTTGCAACAAGTTTTTGAGGAAACGGGTCACCGTACACTTTATGCAGTAAACCTTTCTGGAAGAACCTCTGAGCTGAGAGGAAAAGCTAAAAAAGCGCGCGAACTGGGTGCTGATGCACTATTGTTCAATGTTCACGCATACGGCTTGGATGTAATGCAAGAGCTCGTTGAAGACGAAGATATTGCTTTGCCGCTGATGGCACATCCCGCATTCAGCGGTGCTTTTACTTCCTCTTCTTTTTATGGGCTTGCCACATCACTCGCACTTGGCAAACTGACCCGTTACGCTGGTGCAGATTTCTCACTTTTCCCATCTCCTTACGGGAGTGTCGCATTGGAAAAAGCTTCTGCCCTTTCGCTCGGTGAAGAATTGACTAAGGAAAACTCCTTAAAACGTAGTTTTCCAGTTCCATCAGCTGGTATTCACCCAGGACTTGTCCCATTGCTAATGGCTGACTATGGCATCGATAGTGTGATTAATGCCGGTGGTGGTGTTCACGGACATCCAGCTGGAGCGGTTGGAGGCGGACAAGCTTTTAGACAAGCGATTGATGCCGTACTACAAGGGGAAACCTTACAAAACGCCAGTAAACAGCACGAACAGCTACAAACAGCACTTGAGTTATGGGGGTCAAAAAATTGAACAAACCAATTATTTTTTGTGATTTTGATGGCACGATCACAGCCAACGATAACATCATTGCCATCATGAAAAAATTCGATCCGCCTGGTTGGGAACCTATTAAAAACCAAATTCTCGATCAATCTATAACCATACGTGAAGGTGTAGCGAAAATGTTTTCACTGCTTCCCGTCGCAGAAAAAGATGACATTATTTCATATGTTCTTGAGCAAGCGGAAATACGTGAAGGCTTTCGTGATTTTGTAGCCTATGTAAAAAATCACGAACTTTCTTTATACATTGTCAGCGGTGGTATTGATTTTTTTGTGTATCCTCTTCTTAACCCTTTTGGTCCCTATGACGGCATCTATTGCAACAGCGCAGATTTTTCAAAAGAGCTGATCAATATCGAGTTTCCGCATGGCTGTGATGACATTTGTACAAGTCAAGGGTGTGGATGCTGTAAACCGTCTATCATTCGTGAACTTTTAGACGAAGGTACTAACAGCATCGTTATTGGAGATTCGATTAGCGACTGGGAAGCTGCTAAAGAAGCTGATTTTGTCATCGCTAGAGATTTACTGGCCGAAAAATGCAAAGAAGCTAAAATCGCTTATCAACCATTCGAAACTTTCCACGAAGTGATCGCTATAGTGGATAAATATATAGGAGTGAAGTCATGATTGCAGTGAATGAAAAATGGCTTGAACTGGCGGACGTTAAAGATGAACTAGCAGTTCGTGATTGGTTTATGGGGACGAGTGGAAATCTTGCTATTAAAGTCGCTGATGAACCACTCGAATTCTTAGTCACTGCCAGTGGCAAAGATAAGAAAAAACGGACAGATGAAGACTTTCTACTAGTGGATGGAAATGGACAACCTATTATCGAAAGATTTTTAACACCCTCTGCTGAAACTTTATTGCATTGTGCAATTTATAAAAAAACCAATGCCGGTTGCAGCCTTCACGTCCATACAGTTGCCAATAATGTCATTTCAGAATTATATGGGGACGCTGGAAAAATCGACTTTCAAGGACAGGAACTGATTAAAGCTTTTGGATTATGGGAAGAAGACGCGGTCCTAACAATTCCTATTATTGCAAATCACGCAGATATTCCCACACTCACCCGTGAGTTTGAATCCACTATTTCTGCAGATAAAGGAGCTGTTCTAATCCGTAACCATGGGATTACTGTTTGGGGGAAAAATAGCTTTGAAGCGAAAAAGCTACTTGAAGCTTGTGAATTTTTGTTTCAATACCAATTGGCTTTACAACTACAATTAAAGTAAGAAAGGGAGATTAACATGGCTATCATTAAAATTCAAGGAACAGAAAAAACGATTGAAGCGCAAAACGAAGTCGCTGCATTTTTGGAACAACAAGAGGTTGTTTACGAGCATTGGGATATCGATAAATTACCAGCCCATTTACGCGAAAAATTCGATTTGACGGATACCGAAAAAGATGAAATTCTTCAAGCATTTCAAACAGAAATCAGTGATATTTCAGAACGTCGAGGCTATCAGGCAGCGGATATCATTTCTTTATCAGACTCTAACCCTAAATTAGATGAGCTGTTAAAAAACTTCCAACGCAAACATATTCATACTGATGATGAAGTACGTTACATCGTCAGTGGACATGGGGTTTTCATTATTCAAGGAAAAGATGAGAAGTTCTTTGAAGTTCATTTGACACCAGGCGACCTCATTTCGGTTCCTGAAAACATCACACATTACTTTACACTTGCTGAAGATCGGAAAGTCGTGGCCATTCGTATTTTCGTTACAACTGAAGGATGGGTTCCGGTTTACCAAGAAGAAAGCCACGTATAAATTTATAATCTAATAAGAAGAGACTCGACACAGTCGAGTCTTTTTATTTTGAGAAAAAAGGTAATTTCTTTCTATTAATAATGTCTTTTAAGCTATAATGGCTTGTGAGTTATATTTTAAAATTAGAAATGAGCGGTTCCTATGAAAAAAATGTTTTTGTTTTTTGGCGGAGTGGTACTACTACTTTCTCTCCCTATCCTACTTTGGTTTTTAAAAGAAGAAAAAATAGTTCATATAGCAATTATCGATAAAACTGTTCCAACTGAAAGTTATAGGGAACACAAAGGCTTAATGTGGCTCTTAAATCATCAGCGATATGTTTCTGAATCAGGAGAAACATATAAAGAAGCCGTCGACTATTATGGTTTTGTTCCCGATGAATTGGATCAAAGCTATACCATTCGGGATTTACCTACAGACTATTCAGGCACTGACCTTATTTATTTGGCTGATTCTTATGGAGTTTACGAAGAAGATCTCCCTTGGCAAACTAAAGAAAATACATTAGGTAGTTCATCTATAGTCACAGGCGGACTTCAAATGGATGAGTGGCAAGCCATTAAACAGCAA includes:
- the mtnW gene encoding 2,3-diketo-5-methylthiopentyl-1-phosphate enolase, with translation MSTLTATYQLYGKSGSFEQKAEGIALGLTIGSWTNLPLLEQEQLKHHKGNVVSIKEYEENPHPLKPGLIKAEVAIAYPSANFSADLPAILTTVFGKLSLDGEVKLLDLEFSDDLLKHFPGPRFGIEEIRHTLGVTDRPLLMSIFKGVIGRDLEYLSTQLRHQALGGVDLVKDDEILFDNPLTPFEKRITTGKEVLQQVFEETGHRTLYAVNLSGRTSELRGKAKKARELGADALLFNVHAYGLDVMQELVEDEDIALPLMAHPAFSGAFTSSSFYGLATSLALGKLTRYAGADFSLFPSPYGSVALEKASALSLGEELTKENSLKRSFPVPSAGIHPGLVPLLMADYGIDSVINAGGGVHGHPAGAVGGGQAFRQAIDAVLQGETLQNASKQHEQLQTALELWGSKN
- a CDS encoding 2-hydroxy-3-keto-5-methylthiopentenyl-1-phosphate phosphatase; its protein translation is MNKPIIFCDFDGTITANDNIIAIMKKFDPPGWEPIKNQILDQSITIREGVAKMFSLLPVAEKDDIISYVLEQAEIREGFRDFVAYVKNHELSLYIVSGGIDFFVYPLLNPFGPYDGIYCNSADFSKELINIEFPHGCDDICTSQGCGCCKPSIIRELLDEGTNSIVIGDSISDWEAAKEADFVIARDLLAEKCKEAKIAYQPFETFHEVIAIVDKYIGVKS
- a CDS encoding 1,2-dihydroxy-3-keto-5-methylthiopentene dioxygenase, producing MAIIKIQGTEKTIEAQNEVAAFLEQQEVVYEHWDIDKLPAHLREKFDLTDTEKDEILQAFQTEISDISERRGYQAADIISLSDSNPKLDELLKNFQRKHIHTDDEVRYIVSGHGVFIIQGKDEKFFEVHLTPGDLISVPENITHYFTLAEDRKVVAIRIFVTTEGWVPVYQEESHV
- a CDS encoding methylthioribulose 1-phosphate dehydratase is translated as MIAVNEKWLELADVKDELAVRDWFMGTSGNLAIKVADEPLEFLVTASGKDKKKRTDEDFLLVDGNGQPIIERFLTPSAETLLHCAIYKKTNAGCSLHVHTVANNVISELYGDAGKIDFQGQELIKAFGLWEEDAVLTIPIIANHADIPTLTREFESTISADKGAVLIRNHGITVWGKNSFEAKKLLEACEFLFQYQLALQLQLK